The following coding sequences lie in one Kribbella sp. NBC_00709 genomic window:
- a CDS encoding NYN domain-containing protein — translation MVDAANVVGSRPDGWWRDRVGAARRLLVRLAAFQERLPDTDVVVVLEGAACRAVSGEDAPDTGQVRVVLAPGSGDDTIVSVTAEVVAQSHRPAVTVVTADRGLRQRVEATGATTTGPSWLLDQLDDLPK, via the coding sequence GTGGTTGATGCTGCCAACGTGGTGGGGTCTCGGCCGGATGGGTGGTGGCGGGATCGGGTCGGGGCTGCTCGGCGGTTGCTGGTTCGGCTTGCTGCGTTTCAGGAGCGGTTGCCGGACACCGATGTGGTCGTGGTGCTTGAAGGTGCAGCCTGTCGGGCGGTGTCCGGGGAGGATGCGCCGGACACCGGGCAGGTTCGGGTGGTGCTTGCCCCGGGTTCGGGTGACGACACGATCGTGAGCGTGACCGCTGAGGTTGTTGCGCAGTCACACCGTCCCGCAGTCACAGTCGTCACCGCGGACCGCGGCCTACGCCAACGAGTAGAAGCCACCGGAGCCACCACCACCGGACCCAGTTGGCTCCTCGACCAGCTCGACGACCTGCCGAAGTAG
- a CDS encoding CehA/McbA family metallohydrolase, with amino-acid sequence MAVTSYRRRWTLDDRAESPWHSLPVDIPADCPGLLVTLTIPPVEGAVIDIGCEGAAGWRGWSGGARQTFAITPDAATPGYLSGDLEPGTWWIVLGLHRIPVEGVELLVEATTGPVDNIPGLTEYADASAAIAVPPRPPRRTLPASSGLKWIAGDFHAHSLHSDGSTPIANLAALGVSAGLDVLAVTDHNTVAHHAELPSLSKRFGIGLIPGQEVTTDTGHANAFGEIGPIDFRQPAATWVSEVARRGGLLSINHPLGGDCSWRHPLPEHPPLAEIWHSSWLDHTWGGPIAWWQAWGLEGTTPIGGSDWHNPTSITPPGTPTTWIAVDASAEGPDELPTATLEALAAGRTALSWSYTAPVLIRADDELIALDAANTLVITPDGTRHPIRTPEAHLPATPGPHLLVTHTGNFLSACA; translated from the coding sequence ATGGCTGTCACCTCCTACCGCCGGCGTTGGACGTTGGACGATCGGGCCGAGTCGCCCTGGCACTCGCTCCCCGTCGACATCCCGGCCGACTGCCCCGGCCTCCTGGTCACGCTCACCATCCCGCCGGTCGAAGGCGCCGTCATCGACATCGGCTGCGAGGGCGCCGCCGGCTGGCGCGGTTGGTCCGGCGGAGCCCGGCAAACCTTCGCCATCACCCCCGACGCCGCCACCCCCGGCTACCTATCCGGTGACCTCGAACCAGGCACCTGGTGGATCGTCCTCGGCCTCCACCGAATCCCGGTCGAAGGCGTCGAACTCCTCGTCGAAGCCACCACCGGCCCCGTCGACAACATCCCCGGCCTGACCGAGTACGCCGACGCGTCGGCCGCGATCGCCGTACCACCTCGCCCACCGCGCCGTACCCTCCCCGCATCCTCCGGACTGAAGTGGATCGCGGGCGACTTCCACGCTCATTCACTCCACTCCGACGGCTCCACTCCGATCGCCAACCTCGCCGCACTCGGAGTGTCGGCCGGCCTCGACGTACTGGCCGTCACCGACCACAACACCGTCGCCCACCACGCCGAACTCCCCTCGCTCAGCAAGCGTTTCGGCATCGGCCTGATCCCAGGCCAGGAAGTCACCACCGACACCGGCCACGCCAACGCGTTCGGCGAGATCGGCCCGATCGACTTCCGCCAACCCGCCGCCACCTGGGTCTCCGAGGTCGCGCGCCGCGGCGGTCTGCTCTCGATCAACCACCCACTCGGCGGCGACTGCTCCTGGCGTCACCCGCTCCCCGAGCACCCGCCATTGGCCGAAATCTGGCACTCCTCCTGGCTGGACCACACCTGGGGTGGACCCATCGCGTGGTGGCAGGCCTGGGGCCTCGAAGGCACAACGCCCATCGGCGGAAGCGACTGGCACAACCCCACGTCCATCACCCCGCCCGGCACCCCAACCACCTGGATCGCCGTCGACGCCTCCGCCGAAGGCCCCGACGAACTCCCCACCGCCACCCTCGAAGCCCTCGCCGCCGGCCGAACCGCCCTCTCCTGGTCCTACACAGCGCCCGTCCTCATCCGAGCCGACGACGAACTCATCGCGCTCGACGCCGCGAACACCCTCGTCATCACCCCCGACGGCACCCGCCACCCCATCCGCACCCCCGAAGCCCACCTCCCTGCCACCCCCGGCCCCCACCTCCTCGTAACCCACACCGGCAACTTCCTATCCGCCTGCGCCTGA
- a CDS encoding type II secretion system F family protein, translating into MRPAFLAALLTLVTCTLALPRPAAPLHRLQTQPSKRSRPSPTGPRTATAQLPIAQLTDAQLTDGQLADSPPTRRQLRARLTRAGLLTLPLALATAVLGPQALVSTFAIAAVLTLIANQRTQRQRQRSTAARRTNLIEALDVLAADLSAGRPPIAALEGAASISPDLEVAHAAAKLGADVPTALIRASTNPGATSLRALAAAWRVTEESGAAFAALVDRLANSLRADEAIHRQTESSLAGARSTARILAILPVFGIALGYSLGAHPLTFLTTTPPGWLCLTTGLTLTALGLHWTTRLSAHPT; encoded by the coding sequence ATGAGACCAGCCTTCCTCGCAGCCCTCCTGACTCTCGTCACCTGCACCCTCGCGCTCCCACGCCCCGCCGCACCCCTGCATCGCCTACAAACCCAACCCAGCAAGCGCTCGCGCCCATCACCCACCGGCCCACGAACCGCCACCGCGCAACTCCCGATCGCGCAACTCACCGACGCGCAACTCACCGACGGACAACTCGCCGACAGCCCCCCAACCCGCCGCCAGCTCCGAGCGCGACTGACCCGCGCCGGCCTACTAACCCTTCCACTCGCCCTAGCCACAGCGGTCCTCGGCCCTCAGGCCCTCGTCTCAACCTTCGCGATCGCCGCCGTACTGACCCTCATCGCCAACCAACGAACCCAACGCCAGCGCCAGAGATCCACCGCCGCCCGCCGCACCAACCTCATCGAGGCCCTCGACGTCCTGGCCGCCGACCTCTCCGCCGGCCGCCCACCAATCGCCGCCCTCGAAGGCGCAGCCTCCATCAGCCCCGACCTCGAAGTAGCCCACGCCGCCGCCAAGCTCGGCGCCGACGTACCCACCGCCCTGATCCGAGCATCAACCAATCCGGGCGCAACCAGCCTCCGAGCCCTGGCCGCCGCCTGGCGCGTCACCGAAGAATCCGGCGCCGCCTTCGCAGCCCTCGTCGACCGCCTCGCCAACTCCCTCCGAGCCGACGAAGCCATCCACCGCCAGACCGAATCCAGCCTCGCCGGTGCCCGCTCCACCGCCCGGATCCTCGCCATCCTCCCCGTCTTCGGCATAGCCCTCGGCTACTCACTAGGCGCCCACCCCCTCACCTTCCTGACCACCACCCCACCCGGCTGGCTCTGCCTAACAACCGGCCTGACTCTCACCGCCCTAGGCCTCCACTGGACCACCCGCCTCTCCGCCCACCCAACCTGA
- a CDS encoding carbohydrate ABC transporter permease, with amino-acid sequence MASASAPARGRAPARDVAGLGVGRAFGFVAPAFLLIGAFLIFPAVWTIYIGITNYRLTGVEAVSPSIVGLSNYTKALNDALFHNALWLTLVFVLGSAIIGQNILGFTLAWILRRTRPAVRRTVEAFTLLAWILPSTVVAYLWVAFYDRDGGTLNSLLGTQGTAWLIDYPMACLVVFNTWRGTAFSMMLYSSALQAVPPSQLESARMVGASGWQTLRDVVFPHIRGHVLTNTLLISLWTANDFSPFLLTKGGPNHESETVPVYIYNVALQGGELGYSSAISFLLLIANLLVSLVYLRLLRRRS; translated from the coding sequence ATGGCTTCCGCATCTGCTCCCGCGCGGGGGCGAGCTCCCGCGCGGGATGTCGCCGGGCTCGGCGTCGGCCGGGCCTTCGGCTTCGTCGCCCCCGCGTTCCTGCTCATCGGCGCGTTCCTGATCTTCCCCGCGGTCTGGACGATCTACATCGGCATCACCAACTACCGGCTGACCGGCGTCGAGGCCGTGTCGCCGTCGATCGTCGGGTTGTCGAACTACACCAAGGCCTTGAACGACGCGCTGTTCCACAACGCGTTGTGGCTGACGTTGGTGTTCGTGCTCGGTTCGGCGATCATCGGGCAGAACATCCTCGGGTTCACGCTGGCCTGGATTCTTCGTCGTACCCGCCCCGCCGTCCGCCGTACGGTCGAGGCCTTCACGCTGCTGGCGTGGATCCTGCCGTCGACGGTGGTCGCGTACCTGTGGGTCGCGTTCTACGACCGCGACGGCGGTACTTTGAACAGTTTGCTGGGCACGCAGGGGACCGCATGGCTGATCGACTATCCGATGGCCTGCCTCGTGGTGTTCAACACCTGGCGCGGTACGGCGTTCTCGATGATGCTCTACTCGTCCGCGCTGCAGGCCGTCCCACCGTCGCAGCTCGAGTCGGCCCGGATGGTCGGGGCGTCGGGCTGGCAGACGCTGCGGGACGTGGTGTTCCCGCACATCCGCGGGCATGTGCTGACGAACACGCTGCTGATCTCGCTGTGGACGGCGAACGACTTCTCGCCGTTCCTGCTCACCAAGGGCGGACCGAACCACGAGTCCGAGACCGTGCCGGTGTACATCTACAACGTCGCGCTGCAGGGCGGTGAGCTCGGGTACTCGTCGGCGATCTCGTTCCTGCTGCTGATCGCGAACCTCTTGGTCTCCCTCGTCTATCTGCGACTGTTGAGGAGGCGCTCATGA
- a CDS encoding type II secretion system F family protein → MPPRLDLRRLSRPQPRTRPRTPSLHRLAATTTALGALLLIGLPWGAIPAVIALYVVPRALSRLEPAATRQRNARLTRDLPLAIDLLTACLRAGRPPQQALTLVAEALPGPLADLFTKIARHLALGADPAIAWAQLNAEPACAPMSRAITRSLRSGAPLSKTLEHLADETRRSHHHTADQQARATESRAALPLGLCFLPAFVLLSIVPTIADSLIPYVINP, encoded by the coding sequence ATGCCACCCCGCCTCGACCTACGCCGTCTGAGCCGCCCCCAACCCCGCACCCGCCCCCGAACTCCATCCCTCCACCGCCTGGCCGCAACAACCACAGCCCTAGGCGCATTACTCCTCATTGGCCTCCCCTGGGGCGCAATCCCAGCTGTCATCGCCCTGTACGTCGTCCCACGTGCCCTCTCGCGCCTAGAACCAGCCGCCACCAGACAACGCAACGCCCGACTGACCCGCGACCTCCCTCTAGCCATAGACCTCCTGACCGCCTGCCTCCGCGCGGGCCGCCCACCCCAACAGGCCCTGACCCTCGTAGCCGAAGCCCTCCCCGGCCCTCTAGCCGACCTCTTCACAAAGATCGCCCGCCACCTAGCCCTCGGTGCGGACCCAGCAATCGCCTGGGCGCAGCTAAACGCCGAACCTGCCTGCGCCCCCATGTCCCGAGCCATCACCCGCTCGCTCCGCTCCGGCGCCCCACTCTCCAAAACCCTCGAACACCTAGCCGACGAAACCCGCCGCTCCCATCACCACACCGCCGACCAACAAGCCCGAGCCACAGAGTCCCGCGCAGCCCTCCCACTAGGGCTCTGCTTCCTCCCAGCCTTCGTCCTCCTCTCCATCGTCCCAACCATCGCCGACTCCCTGATCCCGTACGTCATCAACCCCTGA
- a CDS encoding flp pilus-assembly TadE/G-like family protein, producing the protein MTHSESGSATLHTLLAAALLLTALAAATLWSTISTARHKLTAAADLTALSAAQSLATTQTLTTPPVSPTTGRPHTTPPKPTTAAAPAMESLVTIGSRTTPEISLSTQGLPAVGSPSADPPQPNTPPAAPCETAARTAMLNKVRLASCDVTSNAVTVQVALELDLSLAHPTLTATARAGPL; encoded by the coding sequence ATGACCCACTCCGAAAGCGGCAGCGCCACCCTCCACACCCTCCTCGCCGCCGCACTCCTCCTCACCGCTCTGGCCGCAGCCACCCTCTGGTCCACCATCTCCACTGCCCGCCACAAGCTCACCGCTGCAGCCGACCTAACCGCCCTGAGCGCCGCCCAATCCCTCGCCACCACGCAAACCCTCACGACACCACCGGTCAGTCCAACAACAGGGCGGCCCCATACGACCCCGCCGAAGCCAACCACTGCTGCGGCACCTGCCATGGAGTCCCTGGTAACCATTGGCTCCAGAACCACGCCCGAGATTTCCCTGAGTACGCAGGGACTTCCCGCGGTGGGCTCGCCGAGTGCCGATCCGCCTCAACCCAACACTCCGCCCGCCGCGCCCTGCGAGACTGCCGCTCGGACGGCCATGCTCAACAAGGTCCGTCTCGCCAGCTGTGACGTGACCAGCAATGCCGTAACCGTGCAAGTGGCGCTCGAGCTCGACCTTTCGCTGGCGCACCCGACCCTCACAGCTACTGCCCGAGCAGGCCCGCTCTGA
- a CDS encoding ABC transporter ATP-binding protein yields the protein MAGIDIESLATVYPNGVRAVDGLDLHVADGEFFALLGPSGCGKTTLLRTIAGLEAASEGTVRIDAADVTRTEPGKRGVAMVFQDYALFPHMSVSENITYPLKVRRVAAATRAETAERTAGELSLQGLLERKPAQLSGGQQQRVALARAIASRGKVLLLDEPLSNLDARLRLEARTFLKKLQRDLGITTVFVTHDQAEALALADRIAVMDSGKLRQLGSPREVFARPSNTFVANFIGSTPMNLLPGKVSSSSGSSEVGAVSVAGGSLPATTASVPEDAEVTVGIRPEYLTVASGDVTGPALRGVVLVAENLGTQSLVTVDCDGTLVGVTVPEETEPSPGSAVVLTAPATRVLLYDRESGELLARQPIPVAS from the coding sequence ATGGCGGGCATCGACATCGAAAGCCTCGCAACCGTCTACCCGAACGGCGTCCGCGCCGTCGACGGGCTGGACCTGCACGTGGCCGACGGCGAGTTCTTCGCCCTGCTCGGCCCGTCCGGCTGCGGCAAGACGACGTTGCTCCGGACGATCGCCGGCCTCGAGGCGGCGTCCGAGGGAACGGTCCGCATCGACGCGGCCGACGTCACCAGGACCGAGCCCGGCAAGCGGGGCGTGGCGATGGTCTTCCAGGACTACGCCCTCTTCCCACACATGAGCGTGTCCGAGAACATCACCTACCCGCTGAAGGTACGCCGGGTCGCCGCGGCCACCCGCGCCGAGACCGCTGAGCGCACCGCCGGCGAACTCTCACTGCAGGGTCTCCTCGAGCGCAAACCCGCCCAACTGTCGGGCGGCCAGCAGCAGCGTGTCGCCCTGGCGCGTGCGATCGCGTCGCGAGGCAAGGTGCTACTGCTGGACGAGCCGCTGTCGAACCTCGACGCCCGGCTCCGCCTCGAAGCCCGCACGTTCCTGAAGAAGCTCCAACGCGACCTCGGCATCACCACGGTCTTCGTCACCCACGACCAGGCCGAGGCCCTCGCCCTCGCCGACCGGATCGCGGTCATGGACTCCGGCAAGCTCCGGCAACTCGGCTCCCCTCGTGAGGTCTTCGCCCGGCCCAGCAACACCTTCGTCGCCAACTTCATCGGCTCCACTCCGATGAACCTCCTCCCCGGGAAGGTGAGCTCTTCCTCGGGGTCCAGCGAGGTCGGCGCGGTGTCCGTCGCAGGCGGTTCGTTGCCTGCGACTACGGCTTCTGTTCCCGAGGACGCTGAGGTGACGGTCGGCATCCGGCCCGAGTACCTGACCGTCGCGTCGGGTGACGTCACCGGTCCGGCCCTCCGGGGCGTCGTGCTCGTCGCCGAGAACCTCGGCACGCAGTCGCTGGTCACCGTCGATTGCGACGGCACTCTCGTCGGCGTCACCGTCCCCGAGGAAACCGAACCGTCCCCCGGGTCCGCAGTCGTCCTCACCGCCCCCGCCACCCGCGTCCTCCTGTACGACCGCGAATCCGGCGAACTCCTCGCCCGCCAACCGATCCCCGTCGCCTCATGA
- the ssd gene encoding septum site-determining protein Ssd — MDTNSPTTSVLMATTNEALLDDLLRLAAAASLTPLVEPDLHGLRRNWHTCSLVVVGRDLAEPLARLQPAHRPGVVVVGSALDGDDLYRCAFDVGADVVCRLPDDESLLAGKLADALDGVSRTAVTLAFVGGCGGAGATTLAAAVAVFGNRRGFRTMLVDGDPLGGGIELALGIERDPGDRWPKLLNAAGRVSAAALRSALPSVDGLAVLSWDQSDVTVLPPDTMSSVIGAAQRSNDLVVLDLPRRADPTVEEGFIRSTATLLVVPCDVRSVAAAKRLSGPLRSVAGDLRVVARASRPGLSPTDVSHHLSLPLASKLGIDRTLPTAMDQGHFTPTSRSPLTRAATTLLNLFNLTTPATA, encoded by the coding sequence CCACTTCGGTGCTCATGGCAACTACCAACGAAGCCCTGCTCGACGATCTCCTCCGGCTGGCCGCTGCCGCGTCGCTCACGCCTCTGGTCGAGCCCGACCTGCACGGCCTCCGGCGCAACTGGCACACCTGCTCGTTGGTCGTGGTCGGCCGCGATCTGGCCGAGCCACTGGCCCGTCTTCAGCCCGCTCACCGTCCAGGAGTCGTCGTGGTCGGCTCGGCGCTCGACGGCGACGATCTCTACCGCTGCGCCTTCGACGTCGGCGCCGATGTCGTCTGCCGGTTGCCCGACGACGAGTCGTTGCTCGCCGGCAAACTAGCCGATGCCCTGGATGGTGTCAGTCGCACGGCCGTCACCCTCGCCTTCGTCGGCGGCTGCGGGGGAGCGGGAGCCACCACACTCGCCGCTGCTGTGGCGGTCTTCGGCAATCGACGTGGGTTCCGGACGATGCTTGTCGACGGCGATCCGCTCGGCGGCGGCATCGAGCTTGCCCTTGGCATCGAACGCGACCCTGGCGACCGTTGGCCCAAACTCCTCAACGCGGCCGGCCGTGTCAGCGCCGCCGCTCTCCGCTCAGCATTGCCATCCGTCGACGGCCTGGCCGTCCTGTCGTGGGACCAGTCCGACGTCACCGTGCTGCCACCAGACACCATGAGCTCGGTCATCGGCGCCGCGCAACGCAGCAATGACTTGGTCGTCCTCGACCTACCTCGCCGCGCTGATCCCACCGTCGAGGAAGGCTTCATCCGCTCCACCGCCACCCTCCTCGTCGTCCCCTGCGACGTCCGCTCGGTCGCCGCCGCCAAACGCCTCTCCGGCCCACTCCGATCCGTCGCCGGCGACCTCCGCGTAGTAGCCCGCGCCTCCCGCCCCGGCCTCTCACCCACCGACGTCTCCCATCACCTCTCATTGCCCTTAGCAAGCAAACTCGGCATCGACCGAACCCTCCCCACCGCCATGGACCAAGGCCACTTCACCCCCACCTCCCGAAGCCCCCTGACCCGAGCCGCCACCACCCTCCTCAACCTCTTCAACCTCACAACCCCAGCCACCGCATGA
- a CDS encoding TadA family conjugal transfer-associated ATPase has protein sequence MTTTDVPTQLLDRVRGALALTGAEPTPVHVAAALRADGTICGDAMVLAVVTALRREALGAGPLDSLLAEPGVTDILVNGPDEVYIDRGRGLEFVAIRTGDEAAIRRLATRLAAAAGRRLDDSTPYVDVRLSDGTRFHAILAPIAAPGTCLSLRVPSRKVFTLDDLVATGALPQAGAAVLRDLLDSRLAFLISGGTGTGKTTLLNSLLSLASPSERLVLVEDASELRPDHPHVVRLEARPPNVEGTGEISLRDLVRQALRMRPDRLVVGEVRGPEVVDLLIALNTGHEGGCGTIHANSAADVLARLEALGALAGLTREAIHSQIASALHAVVHLTRTPAGHRRITEIHTFTHNRQGTLTTQPAVTFHPNNTLTLHPPAHLFTNPAPAPTSTAGAA, from the coding sequence ATGACCACCACCGACGTCCCCACGCAGTTGCTCGACCGCGTCCGGGGCGCCCTCGCCTTGACCGGCGCCGAGCCGACTCCTGTTCACGTCGCCGCAGCACTCCGCGCCGACGGCACCATCTGTGGTGACGCCATGGTCCTAGCGGTCGTGACCGCCCTCCGCCGCGAGGCCCTCGGCGCCGGCCCGCTCGACAGCCTCCTCGCCGAGCCCGGCGTGACCGACATCCTCGTGAACGGCCCCGACGAGGTCTACATCGACCGCGGCCGCGGCCTCGAGTTCGTCGCCATCCGCACGGGTGACGAGGCCGCCATCCGACGCCTCGCCACACGCCTCGCAGCCGCGGCAGGCCGCCGCCTCGACGACTCCACGCCGTACGTCGACGTCCGCCTCTCCGACGGCACCCGCTTCCACGCCATCCTCGCCCCGATCGCGGCACCCGGCACTTGCCTGTCCCTCCGCGTCCCCTCCCGCAAGGTCTTCACCCTCGACGACCTCGTCGCAACCGGCGCACTTCCACAGGCCGGTGCTGCCGTCCTTCGCGACCTCCTGGACTCCCGCCTCGCATTCCTCATCAGCGGCGGCACCGGCACCGGCAAGACCACCCTGCTCAACTCCCTGCTCTCGCTGGCATCCCCATCCGAACGCCTGGTCCTAGTAGAAGACGCCAGCGAACTCCGCCCCGACCACCCACACGTCGTACGCCTCGAAGCCCGCCCACCCAACGTAGAAGGAACAGGCGAAATCTCCCTCCGAGACCTTGTCCGCCAAGCACTCCGCATGCGCCCAGACCGCCTGGTAGTAGGCGAGGTCCGAGGCCCTGAAGTAGTCGATCTCCTGATCGCGTTGAACACCGGCCACGAAGGCGGCTGCGGCACCATCCACGCCAACTCCGCCGCAGACGTCCTCGCCCGCCTAGAAGCTCTAGGTGCCCTGGCCGGCCTCACCCGAGAAGCCATCCACAGTCAGATCGCCTCCGCCCTCCACGCTGTGGTCCACCTGACCCGAACCCCCGCAGGCCATCGCCGCATCACCGAAATCCACACCTTCACCCACAACCGCCAAGGCACCCTGACCACCCAGCCGGCGGTCACCTTCCACCCCAACAACACCCTCACCCTCCACCCACCCGCCCACCTCTTCACCAACCCCGCCCCCGCGCCTACCTCCACGGCCGGTGCCGCATGA
- a CDS encoding carbohydrate ABC transporter permease: MTRRSLPTTPAFVLRRIGFYVLICAITLFFAVPMLWIASAPFDASPGLGVHWPDWTLENFRKTFEHPYAMHSMVNSLLICVTTALAVTAFAALASYALSRVRVPGRDALLYGLLLLSSVVTGTAAMVPIFVMMFQLGLIDSRFGVALVMTGGLLPAAIFILKDFVDAVPKSYEESARVFGASTGQILRDVVLPVARPGLATIMVWAFVNSWGNFLVPFLLLRSIDKQPGAVLMQTLTDEGGSVNLQVLPVFSLLFSIPVVVLYLLVNSRYGFRFHGGIKS; encoded by the coding sequence ATGACCAGGCGGTCGTTGCCGACAACCCCCGCCTTCGTCCTGCGGCGCATCGGCTTCTACGTGTTGATCTGCGCGATCACGCTGTTCTTCGCCGTACCGATGCTGTGGATCGCCTCGGCGCCGTTCGACGCTTCGCCCGGCCTTGGCGTGCACTGGCCGGACTGGACGCTGGAGAACTTCCGGAAGACCTTCGAGCATCCGTATGCGATGCACTCGATGGTCAACTCGCTACTGATCTGTGTGACGACCGCTCTTGCCGTGACCGCGTTCGCGGCGCTGGCGTCGTACGCGTTGTCGCGGGTGCGCGTCCCGGGCCGCGACGCGTTGCTGTACGGGTTGCTGCTGCTGTCGTCGGTGGTCACCGGCACGGCGGCGATGGTGCCGATCTTCGTGATGATGTTCCAGCTCGGGCTGATCGACTCGCGGTTCGGGGTCGCGCTGGTGATGACCGGCGGGTTGTTGCCGGCGGCAATCTTCATCCTGAAGGACTTCGTCGACGCGGTGCCGAAGTCGTACGAGGAGTCGGCGCGCGTCTTCGGCGCATCCACGGGCCAGATCCTGCGGGACGTCGTACTCCCGGTCGCACGGCCTGGGCTGGCGACCATCATGGTCTGGGCGTTCGTGAACTCCTGGGGCAACTTCCTGGTGCCCTTCCTGCTTCTCCGGTCGATCGACAAGCAGCCCGGTGCGGTGCTGATGCAGACCCTCACCGACGAAGGCGGCAGTGTGAACCTGCAGGTGCTGCCGGTGTTCTCGCTGCTGTTCTCGATCCCGGTCGTCGTGCTGTACCTGTTGGTGAACTCGCGATACGGGTTCCGCTTCCACGGAGGGATCAAGAGCTGA
- a CDS encoding DUF4244 domain-containing protein — protein MPTPVVAPSNNLDSHTLDPANSQTPAHLPAHPLAHRRARTLHRIRTLGGLRTRTERGAATAEYAVTIVAACGLGGILVALLKSPVMMNALKALINYALKIAGVEGVHL, from the coding sequence ATGCCCACCCCCGTAGTAGCCCCCAGCAACAACCTCGACTCCCACACCCTTGACCCGGCCAACTCCCAGACCCCCGCCCACCTCCCCGCACACCCCCTGGCGCATCGCCGCGCCCGCACCCTGCATCGCATCCGCACCCTCGGGGGCCTCCGCACCCGCACAGAACGCGGCGCCGCAACCGCCGAGTACGCCGTCACGATCGTGGCCGCGTGCGGCCTCGGCGGCATCTTGGTCGCCCTCCTCAAGTCCCCCGTGATGATGAACGCCCTCAAAGCCCTCATCAACTACGCCCTGAAAATCGCCGGCGTAGAAGGAGTCCACCTCTAA
- a CDS encoding TadE family type IV pilus minor pilin → MPRRSHRTTQPTSSDRTSSSRRAEWGAVTAELAVALPVLFALLLLGVWSIGLVVLNIRCIDAARDVARAVARGEPPDQAESVGHRTIPSGTITISRDASDIHVTVTATPTHTPPILTLLTPTRITATATLQAEPEAAP, encoded by the coding sequence ATGCCCCGCCGCTCCCACCGCACCACTCAACCCACCAGCTCCGACCGCACCAGCAGCTCACGTCGTGCCGAGTGGGGTGCTGTGACGGCTGAGTTGGCAGTTGCTCTTCCTGTGTTGTTTGCTCTGCTCCTGCTGGGGGTCTGGTCCATCGGACTCGTTGTCCTCAACATCCGGTGCATCGACGCCGCGCGCGACGTGGCCCGCGCAGTAGCGCGCGGCGAACCACCCGATCAAGCAGAGTCCGTCGGCCACCGCACGATCCCCTCCGGGACGATCACCATCAGCCGCGACGCATCAGACATCCACGTGACCGTCACCGCGACCCCCACCCACACCCCGCCGATCCTCACCCTCCTCACGCCCACCCGCATAACAGCAACCGCCACCCTCCAAGCCGAACCCGAGGCCGCCCCATGA
- a CDS encoding response regulator transcription factor gives MPDRIRLLLVDDQILSRGLLRSGLERERDLEIVAELNRTDDVVSAAKRHRANVALLDAGGPGSDSITVTTKLRTSMPECRVVMLTTYGRPVHLRRGLDAGAKGFALKGCPAPQLADAVRRVHLGLRVVDANLAAETLQYSETPLDEGETETLRAAREGGSVALMARKLDVSERVVRTRLWSAIGKTGARTRSDAIQVAEQNGWLLD, from the coding sequence TTGCCCGACCGGATTCGGCTGCTGCTGGTCGATGACCAGATCCTCAGCCGAGGCTTGCTCCGCAGCGGTCTGGAGCGCGAGCGCGATCTGGAGATCGTTGCCGAGCTCAACAGAACCGACGACGTCGTGAGTGCTGCGAAGCGACATCGCGCGAACGTCGCTCTGCTCGACGCGGGTGGACCGGGGAGTGACAGCATCACCGTCACGACCAAGCTGCGGACGTCGATGCCGGAGTGCCGGGTCGTCATGCTCACGACGTACGGTCGGCCGGTGCACTTGCGCCGCGGGCTCGATGCCGGGGCGAAGGGGTTCGCGCTGAAAGGATGTCCGGCGCCACAGCTAGCGGATGCAGTACGACGGGTGCACCTGGGGCTTCGCGTGGTCGACGCGAATCTCGCCGCTGAAACCCTCCAGTACTCCGAGACTCCCCTCGACGAGGGCGAGACCGAGACCCTTCGCGCGGCACGTGAAGGCGGGTCCGTCGCGCTGATGGCGCGGAAGCTGGACGTCTCCGAGCGCGTCGTCCGTACTCGCCTGTGGTCAGCGATCGGCAAGACCGGAGCACGCACTCGCTCAGACGCCATCCAAGTCGCCGAACAAAACGGCTGGCTCCTCGACTGA